The Athene noctua chromosome 13, bAthNoc1.hap1.1, whole genome shotgun sequence genome has a segment encoding these proteins:
- the LEO1 gene encoding RNA polymerase-associated protein LEO1 isoform X1, with translation MADMEDLFGSDADSEAEQKDSDSGSESDSDQENAGSGSNASGSDSDQDDDREAIKPSNKELFGDDSEDEGASHHTGSDNHSERSYNRSEASGHSEHEDNDQSDVDQHSVSEAAHDDEEDDHGHGSDEGSHHSEGDGSEKAHSEDEKWGKEDKSDQSDDEERQQNSDDEERQQNSDDEEKVQNSDEDERPQISDDEERLQNSDEEKMQNSDDEERPQVSDEEKMQNSDDDERAQHSDEEKMQNSDDDERAQHSDEEDQEHKSVESARGSDSEDEVLRMKRKKPIASDSEVDSDTEGQKEHADVMDLFGGADDISSGSDGEDKPPTPGQPIDENGLSQEQQEEEPIPETRIEVEIPKVNTDLGNDLYFVKLPNFLSVEPRPFDPQYYEDEFEDEEMLDEEGRTRLKLKVENTIRWRMRREEEGNEIRESNARIVKWSDGSMSLHLGNEVFDVYKAPLQGDHNHLFIRQGTGLQGQAVFKTKLTFRPHSTDSATHRKMTLSLADRCSKTQKIRILPMAGRDPESQRTEMIKKEEERLRASIRRESQQRRMREKQHQRGLSANYLEPDRYDEEDEGDDAISLAAIKNRYKGGIREERARIYSSDSDEGSDEDKTQRLLKAKKLTSDEEGEPSGKRKAEDDDKASKKHKKYVISDEEEDDDD, from the exons ATGGCCGACATGGAGGACCTCTTCGGCAGCGACGCCGACTCGGAGGCTGAGCAGAAAG ATTCCGATTCTGGATCTGAATCTGATTCTGATCAGGAGAATGCCGGCTCTGGTAGTAATGCTTCTGGAAGTGACAGTGACCAAGATGATGACAGAGAGGCAATAAAACCTAGTAATAAGGAGTTATTTGGAGACGACAGTGAGGATGAAGGGGCATCTCATCACACAGGGAGTGATAACCACTCTGAAAGATCCTACAATCGCTCTGAAGCTTCAGGACATTCTGAGCATGAAGACAATGATCAGTCAGATGTGGACCAGCACAGTGTTTCAGAAGCTGCTCATGACGATGAGGAAGATGATCATGGGCATGGATCAGATGAAGGCAGTCATCATTCCGAGGGAGATGGTTCTGAAAAAGCACATTCAGAGGATGAGAAGTGGGGAAAGGAGGACAAAAGTGATCAGTCTGACGATGAGGAGAGGCAGCAGAACTCTGATGATGAGGAGAGGCAGCAGAACTCTGACGATGAGGAGAAAGTGCAGAACTCTGATGAAGATGAAAGGCCACAGATATCTGATGATGAGGAGAGACTCCAGAACTCAGATGAGGAGAAGATGCAGAACTCAGATGATGAGGAGAGGCCACAGGTCTCAGATGAGGAGAAAATGCAGAACTCGGACGATGATGAACGGGCCCAGCATTCCGACGAGGAGAAGATGCAGAACTCTGACGATGATGAAAGGGCCCAGCACTCCGATGAGGAGGACCAAGAGCATAAATCTG TAGAGTCTGCAAGGGGCAGTGATAGTGAAGATGAAGTTCTGCGAATGAAGCGAAAGAAACCGATTGCATCGGATTCAGAAGTGGACAGTGATACAGAAGGACAGAAAG AGCATGCAGATGTCATGGATCTGTTTGGAGGTGCAGATGACATTTCCTCGGGGAGCGACGGAGAAGACAAGCCACCAACTCCAGGGCAGCCCATT GATGAGAATGGACTGAGTCAAGAACAGCAGGAGGAAGAGCCTATTCCAGAGACCAGAATAGAGGTAGAAATACCAAAAGTAAACACAGACCTGGGTAACGATTTGTATTTTGTGAAGCTGCCCAACTTCCTTAGCGTGGAGCCCAG ACCTTTTGATCCCCAGTATTATGAAGATGAATTTGAAGATGAGGAGATGCTTGATGAAGAGGGTAGAACTAGGTTAAAACTCAAG GTAGAAAACACAATACGATGGCGGATGCGACGAGAAGAGGAAGGGAATGAGATAAGAGAAAGTAATGCACGGATAGTCAAGTGGTCAGATGGAAG CATGTCTCTTCACTTGGGCAATGAGGTGTTTGACGTGTACAAGGCGCCACTGCAGGGAGATCACAACCATTTGTTTATCAGGCAAGGGACAGGTCTGCAAGGACAGGCTGTTTTCAAGACAAAGTTAACCTTCAG GCCACACTCTACGGACAGTGCCACTCACAGGAAGATGACTCTGTCTCTAGCAGATAGATGTTCAAAGACCCAGAAAATTCGTATTTTGCCAATGGCAGGTCGTGATCCAGAGTCTCAGCGCACAGAAATGATTAAG aaagaagaggagagatTAAGAGCTTCCATTCGTAGAGAATCTCAGCAGCGAAGGATGCGGGAGAAGCAGCATCAGCGTGGTCTGAGTGCAAATTATTTAGAACCTGATCGCTATGATGAAGAGGATGAGGGAGATGACGCAATCAGTCTAGCAGCTATCAAAAACAGATACAAAGGTGGCATCAGAG AGGAACGTGCTAGAATCTACTCTTCTGACAGTGATGAAGGCTCAGATGAAGATAAAACACAAAGACTACTCAAGGCAAAGAAACTTACTAGTGATGAG GAAGGTGAACCTTCTGGGAAGAGAAAAGCTGAGGACGATGACAAAGCAAGTAAGAAACATAAGAAATATGTGATCAGCGatgaagaggaagatgatgacGATTAA
- the LEO1 gene encoding RNA polymerase-associated protein LEO1 isoform X4, translating into MADMEDLFGSDADSEAEQKDSDSGSESDSDQENAGSGSNASGSDSDQDDDREAIKPSNKELFGDDSEDEGASHHTGSDNHSERSYNRSEASGHSEHEDNDQSDVDQHSVSEAAHDDEEDDHGHGSDEGSHHSEGDGSEKAHSEDEKWGKEDKSDQSDDEERQQNSDDEERQQNSDDEEKVQNSDEDERPQISDDEERLQNSDEEKMQNSDDEERPQVSDEEKMQNSDDDERAQHSDEEKMQNSDDDERAQHSDEEDQEHKSESARGSDSEDEVLRMKRKKPIASDSEVDSDTEGQKEHADVMDLFGGADDISSGSDGEDKPPTPGQPIDENGLSQEQQEEEPIPETRIEVEIPKVNTDLGNDLYFVKLPNFLSVEPSMSLHLGNEVFDVYKAPLQGDHNHLFIRQGTGLQGQAVFKTKLTFRPHSTDSATHRKMTLSLADRCSKTQKIRILPMAGRDPESQRTEMIKKEEERLRASIRRESQQRRMREKQHQRGLSANYLEPDRYDEEDEGDDAISLAAIKNRYKGGIREERARIYSSDSDEGSDEDKTQRLLKAKKLTSDEEGEPSGKRKAEDDDKASKKHKKYVISDEEEDDDD; encoded by the exons ATGGCCGACATGGAGGACCTCTTCGGCAGCGACGCCGACTCGGAGGCTGAGCAGAAAG ATTCCGATTCTGGATCTGAATCTGATTCTGATCAGGAGAATGCCGGCTCTGGTAGTAATGCTTCTGGAAGTGACAGTGACCAAGATGATGACAGAGAGGCAATAAAACCTAGTAATAAGGAGTTATTTGGAGACGACAGTGAGGATGAAGGGGCATCTCATCACACAGGGAGTGATAACCACTCTGAAAGATCCTACAATCGCTCTGAAGCTTCAGGACATTCTGAGCATGAAGACAATGATCAGTCAGATGTGGACCAGCACAGTGTTTCAGAAGCTGCTCATGACGATGAGGAAGATGATCATGGGCATGGATCAGATGAAGGCAGTCATCATTCCGAGGGAGATGGTTCTGAAAAAGCACATTCAGAGGATGAGAAGTGGGGAAAGGAGGACAAAAGTGATCAGTCTGACGATGAGGAGAGGCAGCAGAACTCTGATGATGAGGAGAGGCAGCAGAACTCTGACGATGAGGAGAAAGTGCAGAACTCTGATGAAGATGAAAGGCCACAGATATCTGATGATGAGGAGAGACTCCAGAACTCAGATGAGGAGAAGATGCAGAACTCAGATGATGAGGAGAGGCCACAGGTCTCAGATGAGGAGAAAATGCAGAACTCGGACGATGATGAACGGGCCCAGCATTCCGACGAGGAGAAGATGCAGAACTCTGACGATGATGAAAGGGCCCAGCACTCCGATGAGGAGGACCAAGAGCATAAATCTG AGTCTGCAAGGGGCAGTGATAGTGAAGATGAAGTTCTGCGAATGAAGCGAAAGAAACCGATTGCATCGGATTCAGAAGTGGACAGTGATACAGAAGGACAGAAAG AGCATGCAGATGTCATGGATCTGTTTGGAGGTGCAGATGACATTTCCTCGGGGAGCGACGGAGAAGACAAGCCACCAACTCCAGGGCAGCCCATT GATGAGAATGGACTGAGTCAAGAACAGCAGGAGGAAGAGCCTATTCCAGAGACCAGAATAGAGGTAGAAATACCAAAAGTAAACACAGACCTGGGTAACGATTTGTATTTTGTGAAGCTGCCCAACTTCCTTAGCGTGGAGCCCAG CATGTCTCTTCACTTGGGCAATGAGGTGTTTGACGTGTACAAGGCGCCACTGCAGGGAGATCACAACCATTTGTTTATCAGGCAAGGGACAGGTCTGCAAGGACAGGCTGTTTTCAAGACAAAGTTAACCTTCAG GCCACACTCTACGGACAGTGCCACTCACAGGAAGATGACTCTGTCTCTAGCAGATAGATGTTCAAAGACCCAGAAAATTCGTATTTTGCCAATGGCAGGTCGTGATCCAGAGTCTCAGCGCACAGAAATGATTAAG aaagaagaggagagatTAAGAGCTTCCATTCGTAGAGAATCTCAGCAGCGAAGGATGCGGGAGAAGCAGCATCAGCGTGGTCTGAGTGCAAATTATTTAGAACCTGATCGCTATGATGAAGAGGATGAGGGAGATGACGCAATCAGTCTAGCAGCTATCAAAAACAGATACAAAGGTGGCATCAGAG AGGAACGTGCTAGAATCTACTCTTCTGACAGTGATGAAGGCTCAGATGAAGATAAAACACAAAGACTACTCAAGGCAAAGAAACTTACTAGTGATGAG GAAGGTGAACCTTCTGGGAAGAGAAAAGCTGAGGACGATGACAAAGCAAGTAAGAAACATAAGAAATATGTGATCAGCGatgaagaggaagatgatgacGATTAA
- the LEO1 gene encoding RNA polymerase-associated protein LEO1 isoform X2, translated as MADMEDLFGSDADSEAEQKDSDSGSESDSDQENAGSGSNASGSDSDQDDDREAIKPSNKELFGDDSEDEGASHHTGSDNHSERSYNRSEASGHSEHEDNDQSDVDQHSVSEAAHDDEEDDHGHGSDEGSHHSEGDGSEKAHSEDEKWGKEDKSDQSDDEERQQNSDDEERQQNSDDEEKVQNSDEDERPQISDDEERLQNSDEEKMQNSDDEERPQVSDEEKMQNSDDDERAQHSDEEKMQNSDDDERAQHSDEEDQEHKSESARGSDSEDEVLRMKRKKPIASDSEVDSDTEGQKEHADVMDLFGGADDISSGSDGEDKPPTPGQPIDENGLSQEQQEEEPIPETRIEVEIPKVNTDLGNDLYFVKLPNFLSVEPRPFDPQYYEDEFEDEEMLDEEGRTRLKLKVENTIRWRMRREEEGNEIRESNARIVKWSDGSMSLHLGNEVFDVYKAPLQGDHNHLFIRQGTGLQGQAVFKTKLTFRPHSTDSATHRKMTLSLADRCSKTQKIRILPMAGRDPESQRTEMIKKEEERLRASIRRESQQRRMREKQHQRGLSANYLEPDRYDEEDEGDDAISLAAIKNRYKGGIREERARIYSSDSDEGSDEDKTQRLLKAKKLTSDEEGEPSGKRKAEDDDKASKKHKKYVISDEEEDDDD; from the exons ATGGCCGACATGGAGGACCTCTTCGGCAGCGACGCCGACTCGGAGGCTGAGCAGAAAG ATTCCGATTCTGGATCTGAATCTGATTCTGATCAGGAGAATGCCGGCTCTGGTAGTAATGCTTCTGGAAGTGACAGTGACCAAGATGATGACAGAGAGGCAATAAAACCTAGTAATAAGGAGTTATTTGGAGACGACAGTGAGGATGAAGGGGCATCTCATCACACAGGGAGTGATAACCACTCTGAAAGATCCTACAATCGCTCTGAAGCTTCAGGACATTCTGAGCATGAAGACAATGATCAGTCAGATGTGGACCAGCACAGTGTTTCAGAAGCTGCTCATGACGATGAGGAAGATGATCATGGGCATGGATCAGATGAAGGCAGTCATCATTCCGAGGGAGATGGTTCTGAAAAAGCACATTCAGAGGATGAGAAGTGGGGAAAGGAGGACAAAAGTGATCAGTCTGACGATGAGGAGAGGCAGCAGAACTCTGATGATGAGGAGAGGCAGCAGAACTCTGACGATGAGGAGAAAGTGCAGAACTCTGATGAAGATGAAAGGCCACAGATATCTGATGATGAGGAGAGACTCCAGAACTCAGATGAGGAGAAGATGCAGAACTCAGATGATGAGGAGAGGCCACAGGTCTCAGATGAGGAGAAAATGCAGAACTCGGACGATGATGAACGGGCCCAGCATTCCGACGAGGAGAAGATGCAGAACTCTGACGATGATGAAAGGGCCCAGCACTCCGATGAGGAGGACCAAGAGCATAAATCTG AGTCTGCAAGGGGCAGTGATAGTGAAGATGAAGTTCTGCGAATGAAGCGAAAGAAACCGATTGCATCGGATTCAGAAGTGGACAGTGATACAGAAGGACAGAAAG AGCATGCAGATGTCATGGATCTGTTTGGAGGTGCAGATGACATTTCCTCGGGGAGCGACGGAGAAGACAAGCCACCAACTCCAGGGCAGCCCATT GATGAGAATGGACTGAGTCAAGAACAGCAGGAGGAAGAGCCTATTCCAGAGACCAGAATAGAGGTAGAAATACCAAAAGTAAACACAGACCTGGGTAACGATTTGTATTTTGTGAAGCTGCCCAACTTCCTTAGCGTGGAGCCCAG ACCTTTTGATCCCCAGTATTATGAAGATGAATTTGAAGATGAGGAGATGCTTGATGAAGAGGGTAGAACTAGGTTAAAACTCAAG GTAGAAAACACAATACGATGGCGGATGCGACGAGAAGAGGAAGGGAATGAGATAAGAGAAAGTAATGCACGGATAGTCAAGTGGTCAGATGGAAG CATGTCTCTTCACTTGGGCAATGAGGTGTTTGACGTGTACAAGGCGCCACTGCAGGGAGATCACAACCATTTGTTTATCAGGCAAGGGACAGGTCTGCAAGGACAGGCTGTTTTCAAGACAAAGTTAACCTTCAG GCCACACTCTACGGACAGTGCCACTCACAGGAAGATGACTCTGTCTCTAGCAGATAGATGTTCAAAGACCCAGAAAATTCGTATTTTGCCAATGGCAGGTCGTGATCCAGAGTCTCAGCGCACAGAAATGATTAAG aaagaagaggagagatTAAGAGCTTCCATTCGTAGAGAATCTCAGCAGCGAAGGATGCGGGAGAAGCAGCATCAGCGTGGTCTGAGTGCAAATTATTTAGAACCTGATCGCTATGATGAAGAGGATGAGGGAGATGACGCAATCAGTCTAGCAGCTATCAAAAACAGATACAAAGGTGGCATCAGAG AGGAACGTGCTAGAATCTACTCTTCTGACAGTGATGAAGGCTCAGATGAAGATAAAACACAAAGACTACTCAAGGCAAAGAAACTTACTAGTGATGAG GAAGGTGAACCTTCTGGGAAGAGAAAAGCTGAGGACGATGACAAAGCAAGTAAGAAACATAAGAAATATGTGATCAGCGatgaagaggaagatgatgacGATTAA
- the LEO1 gene encoding RNA polymerase-associated protein LEO1 isoform X3: MADMEDLFGSDADSEAEQKDSDSGSESDSDQENAGSGSNASGSDSDQDDDREAIKPSNKELFGDDSEDEGASHHTGSDNHSERSYNRSEASGHSEHEDNDQSDVDQHSVSEAAHDDEEDDHGHGSDEGSHHSEGDGSEKAHSEDEKWGKEDKSDQSDDEERQQNSDDEERQQNSDDEEKVQNSDEDERPQISDDEERLQNSDEEKMQNSDDEERPQVSDEEKMQNSDDDERAQHSDEEKMQNSDDDERAQHSDEEDQEHKSESARGSDSEDEVLRMKRKKPIASDSEVDSDTEGQKEHADVMDLFGGADDISSGSDGEDKPPTPGQPIDENGLSQEQQEEEPIPETRIEVEIPKVNTDLGNDLYFVKLPNFLSVEPRPFDPQYYEDEFEDEEMLDEEGRTRLKLKVENTIRWRMRREEEGNEIRESNARIVKWSDGSMSLHLGNEVFDVYKAPLQGDHNHLFIRQGTGLQGQAVFKTKLTFRPHSTDSATHRKMTLSLADRCSKTQKIRILPMAGRDPESQRTEMIKKEEERLRASIRRESQQRRMREKQHQRGLSANYLEPDRYDEEDEGDDAISLAAIKNRYKGGIREERARIYSSDSDEGSDEDKTQRLLKAKKLTSDEVNLLGREKLRTMTKQVRNIRNM, from the exons ATGGCCGACATGGAGGACCTCTTCGGCAGCGACGCCGACTCGGAGGCTGAGCAGAAAG ATTCCGATTCTGGATCTGAATCTGATTCTGATCAGGAGAATGCCGGCTCTGGTAGTAATGCTTCTGGAAGTGACAGTGACCAAGATGATGACAGAGAGGCAATAAAACCTAGTAATAAGGAGTTATTTGGAGACGACAGTGAGGATGAAGGGGCATCTCATCACACAGGGAGTGATAACCACTCTGAAAGATCCTACAATCGCTCTGAAGCTTCAGGACATTCTGAGCATGAAGACAATGATCAGTCAGATGTGGACCAGCACAGTGTTTCAGAAGCTGCTCATGACGATGAGGAAGATGATCATGGGCATGGATCAGATGAAGGCAGTCATCATTCCGAGGGAGATGGTTCTGAAAAAGCACATTCAGAGGATGAGAAGTGGGGAAAGGAGGACAAAAGTGATCAGTCTGACGATGAGGAGAGGCAGCAGAACTCTGATGATGAGGAGAGGCAGCAGAACTCTGACGATGAGGAGAAAGTGCAGAACTCTGATGAAGATGAAAGGCCACAGATATCTGATGATGAGGAGAGACTCCAGAACTCAGATGAGGAGAAGATGCAGAACTCAGATGATGAGGAGAGGCCACAGGTCTCAGATGAGGAGAAAATGCAGAACTCGGACGATGATGAACGGGCCCAGCATTCCGACGAGGAGAAGATGCAGAACTCTGACGATGATGAAAGGGCCCAGCACTCCGATGAGGAGGACCAAGAGCATAAATCTG AGTCTGCAAGGGGCAGTGATAGTGAAGATGAAGTTCTGCGAATGAAGCGAAAGAAACCGATTGCATCGGATTCAGAAGTGGACAGTGATACAGAAGGACAGAAAG AGCATGCAGATGTCATGGATCTGTTTGGAGGTGCAGATGACATTTCCTCGGGGAGCGACGGAGAAGACAAGCCACCAACTCCAGGGCAGCCCATT GATGAGAATGGACTGAGTCAAGAACAGCAGGAGGAAGAGCCTATTCCAGAGACCAGAATAGAGGTAGAAATACCAAAAGTAAACACAGACCTGGGTAACGATTTGTATTTTGTGAAGCTGCCCAACTTCCTTAGCGTGGAGCCCAG ACCTTTTGATCCCCAGTATTATGAAGATGAATTTGAAGATGAGGAGATGCTTGATGAAGAGGGTAGAACTAGGTTAAAACTCAAG GTAGAAAACACAATACGATGGCGGATGCGACGAGAAGAGGAAGGGAATGAGATAAGAGAAAGTAATGCACGGATAGTCAAGTGGTCAGATGGAAG CATGTCTCTTCACTTGGGCAATGAGGTGTTTGACGTGTACAAGGCGCCACTGCAGGGAGATCACAACCATTTGTTTATCAGGCAAGGGACAGGTCTGCAAGGACAGGCTGTTTTCAAGACAAAGTTAACCTTCAG GCCACACTCTACGGACAGTGCCACTCACAGGAAGATGACTCTGTCTCTAGCAGATAGATGTTCAAAGACCCAGAAAATTCGTATTTTGCCAATGGCAGGTCGTGATCCAGAGTCTCAGCGCACAGAAATGATTAAG aaagaagaggagagatTAAGAGCTTCCATTCGTAGAGAATCTCAGCAGCGAAGGATGCGGGAGAAGCAGCATCAGCGTGGTCTGAGTGCAAATTATTTAGAACCTGATCGCTATGATGAAGAGGATGAGGGAGATGACGCAATCAGTCTAGCAGCTATCAAAAACAGATACAAAGGTGGCATCAGAG AGGAACGTGCTAGAATCTACTCTTCTGACAGTGATGAAGGCTCAGATGAAGATAAAACACAAAGACTACTCAAGGCAAAGAAACTTACTAGTGATGAG GTGAACCTTCTGGGAAGAGAAAAGCTGAGGACGATGACAAAGCAAGTAAGAAACATAAGAAATATGTGA